Sequence from the Neosynechococcus sphagnicola sy1 genome:
GGTTAGCTATGGAGCGGTTTTAGTTCTCCAGGATGCTTATTTCTATTTTACCCATCGCTGCTTTCATCACCCGTCACTTTTTCCTTGGTTGCATCAGGGGCATCACCGATCACGGTATCCTACCCCCTTGACTTCCTTTGCCTTTGACCCATTAGAAGCGATCGTTCAGTCTCTCTTTCTGATCGGCATTGTCTTTTTGATTCCACTACACTTCATTACCTTAATTGCAGTGCTTACGACCATGACGGTGTGGGCGGTGTTAAATCATCTTGGGATTGAGCGATTGCCCACCTCATTTCCCCATCATTGGTTGGGCCGGTGGTGTATTGGGCCAGCCCACCATTCCATTCATCATCGCAATTACACCCTACATTATGGTCTGTATTTCACGTTTTGGGACAAACTTCTTGGCACTCAAGACCCTAA
This genomic interval carries:
- a CDS encoding sterol desaturase family protein, producing MIEHSFGFYGIAFFGIILARYFLVAGGMYLCFYSPFIQSIVNPNLQRLAPDWRSVQWDIQLSVVSAGVFSLAAAFILLEYSWGITRLYSHSQQYGLWYLGVSYGAVLVLQDAYFYFTHRCFHHPSLFPWLHQGHHRSRYPTPLTSFAFDPLEAIVQSLFLIGIVFLIPLHFITLIAVLTTMTVWAVLNHLGIERLPTSFPHHWLGRWCIGPAHHSIHHRNYTLHYGLYFTFWDKLLGTQDPNYEKKFVEHLLDKVDGA